AgagaaaaagaaatatgaaattgcAAGTAGTCAAACCTCATAGACTGTCATTTCTTTCTTAAGCTGTTCCTCAACGGATGCAACGGAACTTTCACCTTCGTCCTCATTCATTTGAAACGCTTCGCAGCTTTCGTTCACGATGCTGTTTTTGTTGACATCAGACATGCTATCAACAATTGTGAAGATGTGATCATCGGCATCTGGTCCCACCGATTCAGTCAGGACCCCCTATAACATATAGTGTGAAATGCTCAGATGTGCTTATGAAGCAGGACGTGGTTGAGAACTTTGCTAGGGAACCATTTGTACAGAAATGTAGTACCAGGTCATGGTTAGAGTATCATATACTCCATATATGTTTCTACTCCAATAAAAAAAAGACTACGATTTGTGCGGAACAATGATCCAAATACTATCAACAATCTAGTCCATATTACTGAGGCGCAAACATTAAAAAATCATACTTAAAAGGATTCAGAGTACCATTTCATTGTTAGTAATGTCACAAATAACAGTGTTAACAGTTTTTTAGCATAAAGCAATCTTAACACTGATACTGACGATCGTGGATGAGTAAAGGAGTTCAAAAGGTAGTAACAGCGTACTACACATAAACAATAAAAGTATTTTCACTTCATCATACATTTGTGACACACCTTGCTTGTCCAGAAACCTATTCTTCTGTTGAGAGAATCTACAGGTATGCCGATTTCGGTAGCAAGTGCCTTTGAAGTCCAGCTGAAAATATTTGATGACTTTAGTCAGATGGGAACATAAGAGATATGCAGGAAGACAATTGATATTACCTTGGTTTCTCTTGAAACCGCATTATGATTGCAGCCTGCACAGGTACTACAGTAAACTGCATACTTCTGTCCTCAAATTGCAGTTCCAACTGGAAATGAAAAGAGAGCTCGTAAGAGATATTTCTTCAGTCTTCATGGTTACCCACATATACCCGTCAACTTCAAATTTGATATCAAACCTTGACCGTTCCAAGATTTTTCTTCCACAATAGCTTCCGTGGAGTTTTTATCTGATGGAATCTTTGTGCAAAATCAGACAGCAGTTTATCAACTGAAGCAGGAACTGCGAGATCTTCTGTCTACATTTGCGGCAGATATAGAGGTTTAGTGAATCAAGAGGGTGATCAAACAGCAAAAGCTCACAGTTCAACCCTTCAGTAAGCAAATCATAATTCTTACTAAGCATATTAATATTATTAAAATCAACTAACACATACCATCAGAGTAACTACAAATTAACCACATGCATTGGTGAGGAATTCATCTTCAATTCTGTGTGCCATCGCACCCAAAAGGAGGGAAGTTTTGTTGTTGGAAATTATGCATTTAAAAATAACAGATATTAAAAAAAAAGTGGTGATAGAAACTGAATCTTAGGAATTGTTGTATGTACGAGACAACCAAGATTTGAAGATGGCAGACACTGACAGAAAGTTGGTACGAAGATTTGATGACATAAACAGTTCTGACAACAAATTACTTTTTTTACAACAAAACAAATTACTTGTTAGTGTTGGTGCATATATCTTTGTACAGCAGGATAGCATGTCAATCAATACAGACCACATTTTACCAATTTACGCTCCTGGCTCAACTGTCTCATAATCGATGTAGCATGTTATTAATTGAAATGCCTGAGTCATTAGCAATAACTCGTCCACAGCATGAAAAGGGAGGGGGTACCACCATGATTTAGATAAAAAGCTTACTGGCAATACCTGAATCGGTGGCCAAAAATTGGAAGAAATTATTGTAGCATCAAGAACATCATGAGAAATTTCTGCCTCCTCTTGCCCAGCAACTACCATAGAAAAAATAAGGGTTCAAATGCAGGTGCAGTGATAGTTGATGGTTTCTGAAGCAACATGCAGTATTTGAATGGTACCAGTTCCAGGTGCATTTAATAATGATGTTTTAATATTTGAGTTGGTTCTCTTCGAGTCAATCAAGTCATTGAGCATAATCTCACACTTCTGCATGCTGCTCTCACCGAAATGAATCTGCCAAACAACAAGGTCATGAGAAAATAAAGGCTACAGCAAAGGCATAATGCATCACATGCAATCCAATCAAATGTTTTTAGAACATTACTAAGTATGGTTTAATACAAAAGTCAGTCTTAACCTTAAGGAGCTCCAGCGTGCGGATATCAGAATCTATATCAAAATCAGATTTGCTTAGCAGCTTCTCAGCCAGCATTACACGATATTCGTTGACCAATTGGTCCTTTGAGCCAATTATACTGACCATCAGTCCAAGTATATCAATTTTCCTCCTACTCCTGCTGCCTTTCAATGGATCTGCTTCAACAGGATCAGGCTCCCAGCTGTAGAAGTTGGAACCACGGTTCTTGATCTTAGAGAAGCAAATTTTCCCAAGGGATTAAGGAATAACATGCGTTATGGTGAATGTAATGAATAAATCATACCTTTCAGAATTCAACCAAGCTTGCTTCTCATCAATGTTTGTATGATCATCATAGTCAGCATTTTCCTGGTTTTCAGCATCCCTGTTCAATTCTTCAAGAAGATTATCACCAGCATTTCCCCCGCTTGTGTTTCCTCCAGATCCATCAGTTAGCATTGTCACTATGCATTTAATAGTGTCTTTTCTACCTCTCAGATAATCCCTAATTGGTTCACCAACTGCTTCCAAGAATACACCAGTGGGGTCAATCGACCGCAGTGCCTTGATTGTGGAAACATACTGGTGCAATATGTCATTAGTTGAGGCACCAGCAGTAAGCAAGCGATATCTCAGTGATGAGATAAATGAATCAACAAGCTTAGAGTGTTGACCCGTGTACTCTAAACACTGCTTTAGGTCTTCAATAGCGGGAGAACTACATTCATGCCCCAAAAAGTATCCAGATGTTAAATATTGCACAAGTTAAGAACGCACACAAAGTAACAAGAGAATGGGGTCAATGTGCCATGAGACATGAAAGTAATTTATAAAATAGAATCAGATATTTGATATGACCGTGTCAACATACTTTATTAACACCTAACCATGCAAacaaggagagaggaagaagagtaTGACACATGAAAGGAAATTAAGATCCTTAGTTCAAGGTGGCTAAAACAGATCATCAAATACACATCAGTGAAGCGATAACTAGATGACCTACATCATGATATATAAGTTCTAACTATATTGCACTTCGGCTAAATGAGGATAGGCTGCAAGGATACAGCGACAGTGGCAATGATTGGTATTAAGACATTGTAGAAGTTGGATAGATCAAATAACCAAAAACTACACTTTCAGAAGTGAGAAAAGTATTCAAGCATATAAATCAATATTTAGATCTCAGTGCTATTTAAATGTTTAACATCATGACATGGAGAAAAATGGCATACCTCTCAGGGTAATCTACTATAATTTCAAAAAGTTTGCCAATTCTTAGGTCCTGCAAGGTTTCATAAGCAAAATATTCAAGGCGCATGTGCCACCTCAGAAGTGCTTCAGAAGGAACACCGATCCCTGGGAAGGAAGAAGGGCGTGAGGCTAAGGGCGATTTCAGACCAGATAATCCACTGTCATAGTCAACAGAGTCCCCCAGATATGTCAAAAGAGCATGCAAAAACTGAAGAGGAACAACCTGACAAGACCAAAAGTTAGTCAGCACAAGCTCGAGAAGTAAGCATCATCTAGGGGAGAGGTATATAAATTGAAAACGGAATAGCTTGACAAGACCCAAAAGTTTCCTTAACAT
This region of Triticum aestivum cultivar Chinese Spring chromosome 2D, IWGSC CS RefSeq v2.1, whole genome shotgun sequence genomic DNA includes:
- the LOC123053682 gene encoding anaphase-promoting complex subunit 2 — translated: MQLDDSDGALGSWARFCALSGELVGGAGDLSVGPRLAPVVADLCARGLATLVRDYFLHNLEETFRNNAVKMFWQKFHPYSSSSAVERIKFCVQESWPEDVLSAALEDICLEKSYQEKCVLVLAHALQSYEEKAQNRKLKAVQCSSSLMPRYQLMVSSVLLTTLPLSFPEILNVYFKKKLEELNTMVDASDENDQLASHELFGRSNVSAWDSKMDIDSQETVISESCTLVKNIGKVVRDFRCLGFTSMTEDSYSSAIIWLLKSKVYELAGDDYRIPVLGSVNKWIQVVPLQFLHALLTYLGDSVDYDSGLSGLKSPLASRPSSFPGIGVPSEALLRWHMRLEYFAYETLQDLRIGKLFEIIVDYPESSPAIEDLKQCLEYTGQHSKLVDSFISSLRYRLLTAGASTNDILHQYVSTIKALRSIDPTGVFLEAVGEPIRDYLRGRKDTIKCIVTMLTDGSGGNTSGGNAGDNLLEELNRDAENQENADYDDHTNIDEKQAWLNSESWEPDPVEADPLKGSRSRRKIDILGLMVSIIGSKDQLVNEYRVMLAEKLLSKSDFDIDSDIRTLELLKIHFGESSMQKCEIMLNDLIDSKRTNSNIKTSLLNAPGTVAGQEEAEISHDVLDATIISSNFWPPIQTEDLAVPASVDKLLSDFAQRFHQIKTPRKLLWKKNLGTVKLELQFEDRSMQFTVVPVQAAIIMRFQEKPSWTSKALATEIGIPVDSLNRRIGFWTSKGVLTESVGPDADDHIFTIVDSMSDVNKNSIVNESCEAFQMNEDEGESSVASVEEQLKKEMTVYEKFIIGMLTNFGNMTLDKIHNTLKMFCAEPSYDKSLQQLQSFLSGLVSDEKLEMRDGLYLLKK